The Montipora capricornis isolate CH-2021 chromosome 6, ASM3666992v2, whole genome shotgun sequence genome has a window encoding:
- the LOC138054206 gene encoding uncharacterized protein, which produces MAAIPGLRLTESVSRVYSGGLSQAVFWSDSMNVLWWIRARSRILKTFVANRVGEIQSLTNLEQWRFVPTNENPADFTTRGMRVSDMVKEKKWWSGPDFLQKEESDWPVNQIDTDKVSEAT; this is translated from the coding sequence ATGGCAGCAATCCCGGGACTAAGGTTGACCGAGTCAGTTTCCAGAGTTTACAGTGGTGGATTGAGCCAAGCAGTCTTCTGGTCCGATAGTATGAATGTATTGTGGTGGATAAGAGCAAGAAGTCGaatattgaaaacttttgtAGCAAACCGAGTGGGAGAAATTCAAAGTCTGACGAATCTCGAGCAGTGGCGTTTCGTACCAACCAATGAGAATCCTGCTGACTTTACTACGAGGGGCATGAGAGTATCGGACATGGTAAAGGAGAAAAAGTGGTGGAGTGGTCCTGATTTCCTTCAAAAGGAAGAGTCAGACTGGCCTGTCAATCAAATTGACACCGACAAAGTCTCAGAAGCAACGTAG
- the LOC138054207 gene encoding uncharacterized protein, translating into MISISISISISISISISISISISIRIGIGIGIGIGIGIGIGIGIGIGIGIGICIGIGIGIGISISISISISISISFGIGIGIGFSTRISISISISISVSISISISISISITAFNRHF; encoded by the exons atgattagtattagtattagtattagtattagtattagtattagtattagtattagtattagtattagtattaggaTTGGCATTGGCATTGGCATTGGCATTGGCATTGGCATTGGCATTGGCATTGGCATTGGCATTGGCATTGGCATTGGCATTTGCATTGGCATTGGCATCGGCATCGGCATCAGCATTAgcattagtattagtattagtattagtattagtttTGGTATTGGTATTGGTATTGGTTTTAGTACTAGgattagcattagcattagcattagcattagtgttagtattagtattagtattagtattagtattagtatta CTGCCTTTAAtcgacatttttaa